The Candidatus Hydrogenedentota bacterium region GGCCCGGTGGCCCGGGCTGGAGCAGGACACGCTGGTGCGCACGCGCATGGCCAAAGAGGCCGACGGTTCCTGGACCGTGCTGGACCCCGTCGAGGCCGAGCGCCGTTTCCGCGAGGCGGAGCCCCTGCGCATCTTCAACGTGGCCTCTTTCCGCAGCGGCCGCTATTCCGGATGGCAGGCCGTGGCGCAGCAGCGGGACTACAACGTCAGCGGCCAGGCCGTCAACGTCGGGGACACGCCGCTGGAGGACGTCCGGGTGATCGTGACCATTTACGGGCTGGGCCAGCTGGTGTACGACACGCAGACCGTGGCCCTCGGCGCGATGCAGCCCAAGGAGGTGCGGGCTTTCAGCCTGCAGTTCTCCCGGTTTGACGACATCAACAACATTGTCCGCCACGAATGCCGGGGAACTTTCAGGCGGTAGGAGGGATTCAGGCACCCATGACCCCGAGCAACACATTCAGGGCCGCGGCGGTCCTGCTGCTGCTGCTGTGGATTGCGCCCCGCGCGCAAGCCCAGGAGCAGAAGCAGGTCAACGTCGCCGTCAAGATCATCGAGTTTCAGACATCGCGCGGCAGTGAGAGCGGTCTCAGCGCGTATTTCAAGCAGCGCAACGAGCCCCGCCCCTACGGCCGTGTGGCCAGCGGAAACGGCAACATCTCCTCCGCCGCCTACACCTTCCCCAGCTCGGTGAGCACGGGGCTTACGGTGCTGTTCGACAACCTCAGCAACCACTGGGGCGACTTCGAGGTGGTCCTTCAGGCCCTGGTGGACCAGAACCGCGCCTTCATCCTCTCCCAGCCGAAGGTGATGGTCCCCGTGGCCGCGGCCGTCCCCACGGTCATCAAGACCACGCAGGACGTGCCCTTTGAGAACACCGTGGTCATCGGCTCGACGGCCAACCAGGTGACGGCCTTCCGGCCCACGGGCGTCACCCTCACGGTGAGCGCGCTGCAGGTGGTGGACGATGACGGCAACCCCTCCACCACGGAGGATGTCTTCATCCAGCTCAAACTCCAGGCCGAGATCAGCGAGGAGGGCGAGCGCATCACCGTGGCCCTGGACAGCCGCGCGTTGACCAGCAGCGGCAACCTCTCCTCCAACACCGTCGGCATCAGCGTGCCGGAGTTCGTCTCCCGCAGCGTGGACACCACTGTCTGGGTGCGCAACGGCCAGGTGCTGGTCATGGGCGGCCTCTACCGCAACACGGTCACCAACAACACCAGCCAGATGCCCTGGCTCACCCAGGGGGAGAACGCCGCCGCCAACGTGGTTTCCCGCGTGATTCCGGCGGTGAGG contains the following coding sequences:
- a CDS encoding type II and III secretion system protein; translated protein: MTPSNTFRAAAVLLLLLWIAPRAQAQEQKQVNVAVKIIEFQTSRGSESGLSAYFKQRNEPRPYGRVASGNGNISSAAYTFPSSVSTGLTVLFDNLSNHWGDFEVVLQALVDQNRAFILSQPKVMVPVAAAVPTVIKTTQDVPFENTVVIGSTANQVTAFRPTGVTLTVSALQVVDDDGNPSTTEDVFIQLKLQAEISEEGERITVALDSRALTSSGNLSSNTVGISVPEFVSRSVDTTVWVRNGQVLVMGGLYRNTVTNNTSQMPWLTQGENAAANVVSRVIPAVRDMKTPVTSVLGNKGNSESRRELVFLVKADVWRKSYTVADDFGFAEAAEGGQAADAEPEKEEEAPAKRPGDVISGVLKNLGVTSELGGQMPDATTGGISGEDR